The proteins below come from a single Gordonia sp. X0973 genomic window:
- a CDS encoding PPA1309 family protein, with amino-acid sequence MTDAHLSPDALGSALRDVTEFVDATGWGQPPMLFALVPTAVLAQTDPDLVDEYDDSELSPIAQEQLPLSDDPDTVNDELEHVLATTQWPTAVAGCALVQEIIVLPPQAETDLDEAFEPLMADPDAAEAAARATAHSHPGQQPARLIAGALRDGQRLALLQLRSEESDGRLELLAHPDLAPGLLDALAATLDADHDY; translated from the coding sequence GTGACCGACGCCCATCTTTCCCCCGACGCGCTGGGTTCCGCGCTGCGCGACGTGACCGAGTTCGTCGACGCGACGGGCTGGGGCCAGCCGCCGATGCTGTTCGCGCTCGTCCCCACCGCCGTCCTGGCACAGACCGACCCCGACCTCGTCGACGAGTACGACGACTCGGAATTGTCGCCCATCGCGCAGGAGCAGCTGCCACTCTCCGACGACCCGGACACGGTGAACGACGAGCTGGAGCACGTACTGGCCACCACCCAGTGGCCGACCGCGGTCGCCGGCTGCGCGCTGGTCCAGGAGATCATCGTGCTGCCACCGCAGGCCGAGACCGACCTCGACGAAGCCTTCGAACCGCTGATGGCCGACCCCGACGCCGCGGAGGCCGCCGCTCGGGCCACGGCACACAGCCACCCCGGACAACAACCGGCCCGGCTGATCGCCGGTGCGTTGCGCGACGGCCAACGCCTGGCGCTGCTGCAACTGCGATCCGAGGAGTCCGACGGAAGGCTGGAACTGCTCGCCCATCCGGACCTCGCACCAGGGCTTCTCGACGCCCTCGCCGCCACGCTGGACGCCGATCACGATTATTAG